TGCGGCGACGCCGTCGTCCTCTGCCAGCCCCCACCCGGTCACCGCGTTCTTGCCCCGGGTGACGAGGGTCGGCTCGCTCGACGTACCGAGGAGGGGCAGACCGGCGATGACGGCCGAATAGTCGAGGTCGGGGCCTAGGAAGGGCTGCGCTTTCGCGCCTTGTCGCGTGTCGACAAGGGTCCAGTCGCTCCCCCGGGCCTCCACCGCGAAATGCTCACCCGCCCTGTCGACCGTGGCATCCGTGCACGAGCTGTCGGCCCCCCGACTGAAGGTGCTGAGCACCTGCCCGTCCGCTACACGTACAGCCTGGTAACGGGCCTCTTTCGTCTCCGGGTTCGTCAACTTGTCCTGGCAGGCGATCACCACACTTCCGTCCCCGGAGACCGCGGTGCCCGACCACGCGGTGCCCTTCGCCAGTTCACGCAGCGTCCCGGTGCGGATGTCGACCGACGCCACCGAGGACTCCAGCTTCGCCTCCCCCACAATGCGCGCGGCCACCAGGGTGTTCCCGTCCGGCCCGAACCACACCTCCTGAACCCCCGTGACCTGCTGCGGCAGTATCCGGAGCCCGCCCGTGTCCAGGTCCCACACGCGTACCGCCTCCTGCGTCGGCGCTCCGGCCCCCTTCGATGACACGCCCACCAACCGGCGTGCGTCCGGCGAGAAGCCCATGATCTTGGAAGAGCCCTCCAGCGCACTGAACGTGAAGTGCGTGATCTCACCACCGCGAAGGGGGTGCGGAGGCCCCAGCAACTGCTTGCCCGAAGGCGTCACGTCGTGCCAGACCACCACCCCGTCCGCCTCGCGCAGGTAGGCGATCCGCTTCCCGTCCTGGCTGACCACGGGCGACAGGACATTGGCGGCGAGGGCGAGTTGTTCCTGCCTCACGCCGCCTTTGGCGGTCCGTATGAACACGGTGGCGCGACCGCCCTCGGTCGTCGCCAGCGTCACCGCACCGTCCGCGCTCATGGCCGCATGGGGGCGGCACATCACCGAGAGCCTGCGCGCCCGCGCCACGGCCCACCCTGACCCCGAACTCGACGCGTTGCACGAGGAGTTGGCCTCATATCTCCCGCCGACCGCCCCCGCCTCCGCCTCCGCCGAACACCTCGGCTTCGCGGTACCGCTGCGGCTGCGCACGGCGGAGGGCGAGCTGCGACTGCTCACCACCCTGACCTCGTTCGCGACCGCCGTGGACGTCACCCTGGCCGAGCTGCACCTGGAGGCGTTCCTGCCGGCCGACACGGCGACCGCCGATCTGCTGCGGCGCCGCGAGGAGGGTCGCCGGGTCGCCGTGTAGGTTTCCCGATATGACTGATGACTGGCGGATGGACCGGATCGGGAGTGCTCTCCGGGGCGAGAACCCTGCCGTGCTGCGGCGTTTGGACGCGGGTTTCGCGGTGGCCGGGGACGTGCAGTTCCTGCCGGGATACTCGGTCCTCCACAACCCTCTGCGCGAGGCGATCTGCGCAGAACTGGACGGCCTGCGAGCCTGAGTTACGCCCTTCCAGCGGTCACCACCTCGGGCCGGACCATCCGGGGCACCCGGACGGTCCGGCCCGAGGGCGGATCAGGCGGTCGGACCAGACCGTTGGGTCAGACGGTCGCGGTGCCGGTCTCCGCGCGGACCTCGCGGGCCGCGGCGACGAGGTTCTCCAGGGAGGCCCGGGTCTCGGGCCAGCCGCGCGTCTTCAGCCCGCAGTCGGGGTTGACCCAGAGCCGCTCGGCCGGGATGGCCTCCAGCCCCTTGCGGAGCAGGGCCGCCGCCTCCTGGGTGGAGGGGATGCGCGGCGAGTGGATGTCCCAGACGCCCGGCCCGGCTTCGCGCGGGTAGCCGTGCCCGGCGAGTTCGCGCGCCACCTGCATGTGGGAACGGGCGGCTTCCAGGCTGATGACGTCGGCGTCGAGGTCGTCGATGGCCTGGACGATGTCACCGAATTCGGCGTAGCACATGTGCGTGTGGATCTGGGTCTCCGGCCGGACGCCCGAGGTCGTGAGGCGGAAGGACTCGGTGGCCCAGGCGAGGTAGTCGGCGTGCCCGTCGGCGCGCAGCGGGAGGGTCTCGCGCAGGGCGGGCTCGTCGACCTGGATGACCGAAGTACCGGCCGCCTCAAGGTCGTTGACCTCGTCGCGCAGGGCCAGTCCGACCTGCCGGGCGGTCACCCCGAGGGGCTGGTCGTCGCGGACGAAGGACCAGGCGAGCATGGTGACGGGGCCGGTGAGCATGCCCTTGACCGGCTTGGCGGTCTGCGACTGGGCGTACGTCGTCCAGCGCACGGTCATCGGCTCGGGGCGGGAGATGTCCCCGGCCAGGACCGGCGGGCGCACATAGCGGGTGCCGTACGACTGGACCCAGCCGTGCTGGGTGGCGAGGTAGCCCGTGAGCTGTTCGGCGAAGTACTGGACCATGTCGTTGCGTTCGGGCTCGCCGTGCACGAGGACGTCGATGCCGGTCTTCTCCTGGAAGGACAGCACCTCGCGGATCTCGTCCTTGATGCGCTCCTCGTAGCCGGCGGTGTCGATGCGTCCGGCCCGCAGGTCGGCGCGGGCCACCCGCAGTTCGTTGGTCTGCGGGAAGGAACCGATGGTCGTCGTCGGGAGCAACGGCAGGCCCAGGTGGGCACGTTGGGCCACGGCGCGGTCGGCGTACGGCTGTGCGCGGCGCCCGTCGGCGTCCGTGATCGCGGTGGTACGGGCCCGGACGGCGGGGTCGTGGGTGATCGGGGAGTGGGCGCGGGAGGCCAGGTCGGCGCGGTTGGCGGCGAGTTCGGCGGTGATCGCGTCGGTTCCCTGGGCGAGCCCGCGGGCCAGCGTGGTGATTTCGACGGTCTTCTGGCGGGCGAAGGCGAGCCAGCGCCGGATCTGCGGATCGATGTCCCGTTCGGCGTCGGCGTCCAGCGGGACGTGGAGCAGCGAGCTTGAGGCGGAGACGTCGACCCGGTCGGCGAGCCCGAGGAGGGTGCCGAGGGTGGTCAGCGACTTCTGGAGGTCGTTGATCCAGATGTTGCGGCCGTTGACGACACCCGCGATCAGGCGCTTGCCGGGCAGGCCGCCGACGGCGGCGAGGTCGGCGAGGTTGGCGGCCGCGGCGTCGGTGAAGTCGAGGGC
This is a stretch of genomic DNA from Streptomyces sp. NBC_00536. It encodes these proteins:
- the metE gene encoding 5-methyltetrahydropteroyltriglutamate--homocysteine S-methyltransferase, with translation MTTESAAAAVRATVYGYPRQGQRRELKKAIEGYWKGRVTADTLRETARDLRRANRAQLAGAGITEVPTGDFSYYDHVLDTTVMVGAIPARHRAAVEADALDGYFAMARGTQDVAPLEMTKWFDTNYHYLVPELGPDTVFTADAAKQVAELTEALSEGHTARPVLVGPVTYLLLAKPAPGVAADFEPLTLLDRLLPVYAQVLAELRAAGAEWVQLDEPALVQDRTPAELNAAARTYRDLGGLTDRPKLLVASYFDRLGDALPVLAKAPVEGLALDFTDAAAANLADLAAVGGLPGKRLIAGVVNGRNIWINDLQKSLTTLGTLLGLADRVDVSASSSLLHVPLDADAERDIDPQIRRWLAFARQKTVEITTLARGLAQGTDAITAELAANRADLASRAHSPITHDPAVRARTTAITDADGRRAQPYADRAVAQRAHLGLPLLPTTTIGSFPQTNELRVARADLRAGRIDTAGYEERIKDEIREVLSFQEKTGIDVLVHGEPERNDMVQYFAEQLTGYLATQHGWVQSYGTRYVRPPVLAGDISRPEPMTVRWTTYAQSQTAKPVKGMLTGPVTMLAWSFVRDDQPLGVTARQVGLALRDEVNDLEAAGTSVIQVDEPALRETLPLRADGHADYLAWATESFRLTTSGVRPETQIHTHMCYAEFGDIVQAIDDLDADVISLEAARSHMQVARELAGHGYPREAGPGVWDIHSPRIPSTQEAAALLRKGLEAIPAERLWVNPDCGLKTRGWPETRASLENLVAAAREVRAETGTATV
- a CDS encoding MmyB family transcriptional regulator, with amino-acid sequence MAAWGRHITESLRARATAHPDPELDALHEELASYLPPTAPASASAEHLGFAVPLRLRTAEGELRLLTTLTSFATAVDVTLAELHLEAFLPADTATADLLRRREEGRRVAV